The following proteins are co-located in the Streptococcus anginosus genome:
- a CDS encoding 16S rRNA (uracil(1498)-N(3))-methyltransferase — protein MQQYFVNGQVENPVIIRDKDTLKHMFSVMRLVEDDEVVLVFEDGIKRLARVSDRERHVLNLVEELPDNAELPLHVTVASGFPKGDKLEWVAQKTTELGAAAIWAFPADWSVAKWDGKKLAKKSEKLEKIALGAAEQSKRNLIPEVRLFEKKVDFLDCLSQFDCVIVAYEESAKEGESAALVKAVTGLKKGSRILFVFGPEGGLSPAEIATLEDTGAILAGLGPRILRTETAPLYALSAVSVLTELM, from the coding sequence ATGCAGCAATATTTTGTGAACGGGCAGGTTGAAAATCCTGTCATTATCAGAGATAAAGATACCCTTAAGCATATGTTTTCTGTGATGCGTTTGGTAGAAGATGATGAAGTGGTGCTGGTTTTTGAAGATGGCATTAAACGTCTAGCAAGAGTTTCGGATAGGGAGCGCCATGTGTTGAATCTGGTAGAAGAATTGCCAGACAACGCGGAGCTGCCGCTTCATGTGACGGTTGCTTCTGGCTTTCCCAAGGGAGACAAGCTGGAATGGGTGGCTCAGAAAACGACAGAATTGGGTGCAGCTGCTATCTGGGCCTTTCCGGCAGACTGGTCTGTTGCCAAGTGGGACGGCAAAAAACTGGCTAAAAAGAGTGAGAAATTGGAGAAAATTGCTCTTGGAGCAGCCGAGCAAAGCAAGCGCAATCTGATTCCAGAAGTCCGACTTTTTGAGAAGAAAGTTGATTTTTTAGATTGTTTGAGTCAGTTTGACTGCGTCATTGTAGCCTATGAAGAATCTGCTAAAGAGGGAGAGTCTGCTGCTTTGGTCAAGGCTGTGACAGGACTCAAAAAAGGAAGTCGGATTTTATTTGTTTTTGGTCCAGAAGGCGGTCTGTCTCCAGCAGAAATTGCCACATTGGAAGATACAGGAGCGATACTGGCAGGACTGGGTCCACGTATCTTGCGGACAGAGACAGCTCCGCTTTACGCATTAAGTGCAGTTAGTGTTTTGACAGAGTTGATGTAG
- a CDS encoding GNAT family N-acetyltransferase, giving the protein MIHIEQAEATDLETIISIQRASFKAVYEKYHDQYDPYLEDRERIKWKLVERLNSFYYFVKDDEEIVGFLRLQTNDERTKGWLGTAAILPQYQRKSYGYEGIRLLEKRFPTITQWDLCTVFQDEPMVKFYEKCGYHQTHTEPEQEGMDMVYMTKSIKRKE; this is encoded by the coding sequence ATGATTCATATAGAACAAGCAGAAGCTACAGATTTAGAAACCATTATCAGTATTCAACGTGCTAGTTTTAAAGCTGTCTACGAAAAATATCATGACCAGTATGATCCTTATCTGGAAGATAGGGAGCGGATTAAGTGGAAGTTGGTGGAACGTCTTAATAGTTTTTACTATTTTGTCAAAGATGATGAGGAAATTGTTGGCTTTCTTCGCTTGCAAACCAACGATGAGCGAACAAAAGGTTGGCTTGGTACAGCTGCGATTTTACCTCAATATCAGCGAAAAAGCTATGGCTACGAAGGGATTCGCCTGCTAGAGAAAAGATTTCCGACGATTACTCAGTGGGATTTGTGTACGGTTTTCCAAGATGAGCCTATGGTCAAATTTTATGAAAAATGCGGCTATCATCAAACGCATACTGAACCAGAGCAAGAGGGTATGGATATGGTTTATATGACGAAGAGTATTAAAAGAAAGGAATGA
- a CDS encoding replication-associated recombination protein A, protein MPDNLAIRMRPKNINQVIGQKHLVGEGKIIRRMVEANRLSSMILYGPPGIGKTSIASAIAGTTKFAFRTFNATVDSKKRLQEIAEEAKFSGGLVLLLDEIHRLDKTKQDFLLPLLENGLVIMIGATTENPFFSVTPAIRSRVQIFELEPLINDDIKQAIQTALTDTERGFDFPVQLDDDALDFIATSTNGDLRSAFNSLDLAVLSTQADNTGVRHITLDIMENSLQKSYITMDKDGDGHYDVLSALQKSIRGSDVNASLHYAARLIEAGDLPSLARRLTVIAYEDIGLANPDAQIHTVTALEAAQKIGFPEARIIIANIVIDLALSPKSNSAYVAMDKALSDLRQNGNLAIPRHLRDGHYVGSKELGNAQDYKYPHNYPGNWVKQDYLPEKIKYADYFIPNENGKYERALGMTKNKIDQLKNN, encoded by the coding sequence ATGCCAGACAATTTAGCGATTCGCATGAGGCCTAAAAATATCAATCAGGTCATCGGTCAGAAACATCTGGTTGGCGAAGGAAAAATCATTCGTCGCATGGTGGAAGCCAATCGCCTGTCTTCCATGATTCTATATGGTCCGCCAGGGATTGGCAAGACTTCAATTGCTTCGGCTATTGCCGGAACTACTAAATTTGCTTTTCGGACCTTTAATGCTACTGTTGATAGTAAGAAGCGTCTGCAAGAGATTGCGGAAGAAGCCAAATTCTCTGGTGGTTTGGTGCTGCTGTTAGACGAGATTCATCGCTTGGACAAGACCAAACAGGACTTCCTCCTACCTCTCTTGGAAAACGGTCTGGTCATCATGATTGGCGCCACAACAGAAAATCCCTTTTTCTCCGTCACTCCCGCTATTCGCAGCCGAGTACAAATTTTCGAGTTGGAACCTCTGATAAATGATGATATTAAACAAGCCATCCAAACAGCCCTGACGGACACCGAACGAGGCTTTGACTTTCCTGTCCAGCTAGATGATGACGCTCTGGATTTCATTGCCACTTCCACGAATGGAGATCTGCGCTCAGCCTTTAATTCTCTAGATTTAGCAGTTCTCTCTACTCAAGCAGATAATACAGGCGTTCGCCATATCACTCTGGATATTATGGAAAACAGCCTGCAAAAGAGCTACATCACTATGGACAAGGACGGAGACGGGCACTATGACGTTCTGTCCGCCTTACAGAAGTCTATTCGCGGGTCTGATGTCAATGCCAGTCTCCATTATGCAGCTCGCTTGATTGAAGCCGGAGACCTTCCCAGTCTTGCACGACGTCTGACGGTCATCGCTTATGAGGACATTGGTCTGGCAAACCCTGATGCTCAGATTCATACGGTGACTGCACTTGAAGCCGCTCAGAAAATCGGATTCCCAGAAGCTCGCATCATCATTGCCAACATTGTCATTGACCTAGCGCTCTCTCCTAAGTCCAACTCGGCCTACGTAGCCATGGACAAGGCGCTCTCTGACTTGCGCCAGAACGGAAATCTCGCTATCCCCCGTCATCTACGAGACGGTCATTACGTCGGAAGCAAGGAGCTGGGAAATGCGCAGGATTACAAATATCCACATAACTATCCTGGTAACTGGGTGAAACAAGATTATCTTCCTGAAAAAATAAAATATGCCGATTATTTCATTCCAAATGAAAATGGAAAGTATGAACGAGCCCTTGGCATGACTAAAAATAAGATTGATCAATTAAAAAACAACTAA
- a CDS encoding DUF308 domain-containing protein translates to MKFSNRLLLFLAGVVFVLLALFLFTNPVANLVAYSWWIAFGLLVASIAAILGYFSVPKELRSPVYLFQGIVNLLLVLYLVAYGFVTLPVVIPTVLGIWLIVEAIIAFFKGNRLGLIFPIIGNHIMWIALLAFLLGLVILFNPVATSVFVVYVVAFAFLVAGFTYIIDAFRK, encoded by the coding sequence ATGAAATTTTCTAATCGTTTATTGCTATTCCTTGCAGGAGTTGTTTTTGTCCTTTTAGCACTTTTTCTATTTACAAACCCAGTAGCTAATCTTGTTGCTTACAGCTGGTGGATTGCATTTGGTTTACTGGTTGCTTCTATAGCAGCTATTTTAGGCTATTTTTCTGTACCAAAAGAGCTTCGCTCACCAGTTTATCTTTTCCAAGGGATTGTTAATCTTCTCTTAGTTCTTTACCTCGTTGCCTATGGCTTTGTGACCCTGCCGGTTGTCATTCCAACTGTTTTAGGAATTTGGTTAATTGTAGAAGCCATTATAGCTTTCTTTAAAGGCAATCGTCTGGGATTGATTTTCCCTATTATTGGCAACCATATCATGTGGATAGCGTTGCTTGCATTTTTACTAGGTCTAGTGATTCTGTTCAATCCAGTAGCTACAAGTGTCTTTGTCGTTTATGTCGTTGCCTTTGCATTTTTAGTTGCTGGCTTCACCTACATCATTGATGCTTTTCGTAAATAA
- the prmA gene encoding 50S ribosomal protein L11 methyltransferase, producing MNTWQELTITVSREAEEAVSNILIDLGSQGVAIDDSADYLGEAGPFGEVLPQVEQLNTVAITAYYPETANLEMIRQEVKERLAQLRDFGLEIGETQLTTQQLEEEDWADNWKKYFEPARITHDLTIVPSWTDYEAGPSEKVIKLDPGMAFGTGTHPTTKMSLFALEQVLRSGEIVLDVGTGSGVLSIASSLLGAKEIFAYDLDDVAVRVAQENIALNAGTENIHVAAGDLLKGVAIEADVIVANILADILVNLTDDAYGLLKDEGYLIMSGIISEKWNLVRESAEAAGFFLETHMIQGEWNACVFKKTKEISGVIGG from the coding sequence ATGAACACTTGGCAAGAACTAACTATTACGGTCAGCCGTGAGGCGGAAGAAGCAGTCAGTAATATTCTGATTGATTTAGGCAGTCAAGGTGTGGCGATTGATGACAGTGCGGATTATCTGGGGGAAGCTGGTCCTTTTGGGGAGGTGCTGCCTCAGGTAGAGCAGCTGAATACGGTTGCCATTACGGCTTATTACCCAGAAACAGCGAATCTTGAAATGATTCGTCAGGAAGTGAAAGAGCGGTTGGCGCAGCTTAGGGATTTTGGTTTGGAGATTGGAGAAACCCAGTTAACCACTCAGCAGCTGGAGGAGGAAGATTGGGCGGACAATTGGAAAAAATATTTTGAACCGGCTCGCATTACACATGATTTAACTATTGTGCCGTCTTGGACGGACTATGAGGCTGGTCCGAGTGAAAAGGTCATCAAGCTAGATCCCGGTATGGCCTTTGGAACGGGCACTCATCCGACCACCAAGATGAGTCTCTTTGCTTTGGAGCAGGTCTTGCGGAGCGGAGAAATCGTGCTGGACGTAGGCACTGGCTCTGGCGTTCTCTCTATTGCTAGCTCTCTCTTGGGTGCCAAGGAGATTTTCGCCTATGACTTAGACGATGTGGCTGTCCGTGTTGCTCAGGAAAATATTGCGCTGAATGCTGGGACTGAAAATATTCACGTAGCAGCTGGCGACCTTCTCAAGGGCGTTGCTATCGAGGCGGATGTCATTGTAGCCAATATTCTGGCAGATATTCTGGTAAATCTGACGGATGATGCTTACGGTTTGCTTAAGGATGAGGGCTACCTGATTATGAGCGGGATTATCTCTGAGAAATGGAATCTGGTGCGGGAGTCAGCAGAAGCTGCTGGATTTTTCCTTGAGACCCACATGATTCAGGGCGAGTGGAATGCCTGTGTTTTTAAGAAAACCAAGGAGATTTCAGGAGTGATAGGAGGTTAG
- a CDS encoding DUF3013 family protein, whose amino-acid sequence MVKYGFLDILDEEMEKCFPFDYEINWDKKNHAVEVSFLLEVQNANGIELLDVDGESSTEDIFFEESVLFYNPAKSHFETEDYLTVVPYEPKKGLSREFLTYFVDFLKQTAEEGFDALMDFLADSAAEEFEIVWNNEAFEKGRVGLTETEFYPYPRY is encoded by the coding sequence ATGGTTAAATATGGATTTTTGGATATATTAGATGAAGAAATGGAGAAATGTTTTCCATTTGACTATGAAATCAATTGGGATAAGAAGAATCATGCCGTAGAAGTGTCTTTTCTCTTAGAAGTACAAAATGCAAATGGCATCGAACTGTTAGATGTGGATGGAGAAAGTAGCACAGAAGACATTTTCTTTGAAGAAAGCGTTCTCTTTTATAATCCTGCTAAGTCGCACTTTGAAACAGAGGACTATCTAACAGTTGTCCCTTACGAGCCAAAAAAAGGTTTGTCTCGTGAATTCTTGACCTACTTTGTAGACTTTTTGAAGCAGACGGCCGAAGAGGGATTCGATGCTCTCATGGACTTTCTGGCAGATTCAGCGGCAGAAGAATTTGAAATTGTCTGGAATAATGAAGCTTTTGAAAAAGGTAGAGTAGGGCTGACGGAGACGGAATTTTATCCATATCCGAGGTACTAA
- a CDS encoding NUDIX hydrolase → MSDMTVLHQTFDFSGCKIALLHGDTILTILRDDISTIPYPNMWDFPGGGREKDETPFECIRREVFEELGIELKEESITWVKCYQGFVHPEKVSVFMVASICQELIDQIVFGDEGQGYKLVNIEELLADENVIPQLKSRLGDYLEVQR, encoded by the coding sequence ATGAGCGATATGACTGTTTTGCATCAAACGTTTGATTTCTCAGGCTGTAAAATTGCTTTGCTGCATGGCGATACAATTTTAACCATTTTAAGAGACGATATTTCGACTATTCCTTACCCGAATATGTGGGATTTTCCCGGCGGTGGGAGAGAAAAGGACGAGACACCTTTTGAGTGCATTAGAAGAGAAGTCTTTGAGGAGCTGGGCATTGAACTCAAAGAGGAATCCATTACATGGGTCAAATGTTATCAAGGCTTTGTTCATCCTGAGAAAGTTTCTGTTTTCATGGTGGCTTCTATCTGTCAAGAACTGATAGATCAGATTGTCTTTGGTGACGAAGGACAGGGCTACAAATTAGTAAATATAGAAGAATTATTAGCGGATGAAAACGTCATCCCGCAGTTGAAAAGTAGATTGGGAGATTATTTGGAGGTGCAGAGATGA